TTTACACATTGCCCGTCTATTCTATTTATAGCCTTCCCCGTGGGTCTCGGGAAAGGGCTTACCGCCTTAAGTGTGAATGCGGCGCCTGATAAGGGGCGCCAGCCTGCAAGTGGCGCTTGCCCGCTAGACAGGGTCCGGCACCATGGGTCAGGACTATCGTCACCTAGGGTCCTCCTCTAGGGACCCCGGGATGCTCCGAGGCCTCTCACGAGCTCTGTGCATCGCCCGGGGTCGCTGGCGCTCCTCTCCATATCTATCCAATGTGACGGGAGGTGTGAGTGGCGGGGGGCACCCCATCGCCTGATGACACGACGTGACCCGAGAGGGGAGGCTCCCTCTATCCCAGTCGCCGTGCCATCTGAGAGCATGCTTCCCCATAATCATATTGTTTTACAGGGAAGGCGCGCTGCCCACCGGTCTTGCCCGATTGTAGCAGGGCAGGCGCATTAAATGCGCCTTCAGGTGATCCCTTCTCCACGAAGGAACTGCCGCATCTCGGGGAGGCGCTTAGCCTCCCACGGTCTCGGGTCCTCTAGGAGGCGCCTCAGTTTGGCTCATCACTGCTAATGGGTCAGAAGGACTTCTTAGCCCATTTACCCTTGATTTGTCCAGGGATGGGGGGGCCTACGTCCCATGGCGCTGACAGTATGTCACCTTGAACACCCTTAGGCTCAGCTGTTTCAAATAGAAAAATGTTAGGAAGCCTATATATAAGTACCAAGAATAGTTTTTAGTAGAAATATGCACCCTTCAGCCAATCATGTGAACACATTATAGCCTCAATTGTTTCTGGGAGTAGGTTACATCGATAATCATCAAGTATCCTCTTAGCAGAACTGAAAGTAGACTCAGAGGCCACTGTTGAAAGTGGAACACTCAGTATATCACGAGCCATCCGTGAAATGATCGGATATTTTGGGCCATTAACCCTCCACCAAGCCAGAATATCAAAAGAACTATTGCCAATTCCAGGAGAAGATGGGTCTTCAAGATAGGTCTCCAACTCTGATTTACTATGACGACTTGAATTGCTCTCATATATAAACTTCTCTAGTCCCAATCTAGTTGCAAACAGACTAGATGATGATTGTGCTGAACTAGGTACTGCTGCCTCAAAATTCCTTGATGAGTTAGCATCTGATGATGTTTGGGAGGGTTGACTTGCATATTAACTAAACAACTCAAGAAATGATTTTCTTGCTGATTCAATTCTTAGTTCAGCCACAAATGGATCATAAATCAATCTATAGTAGTACTTGATGGATTTCATTTTGTAGCGGGGGTCAAGAATTGTCGCAATCTCTAATAATTTATTTGCAATGTCCCAATATTTCTCAAACTTATCAACCATCGGTAAAACCATTGATGCAACAAATGCATTAACACCGAACTGCCACTCACGGAGAAGAAGATAAATTCCACAGAAATCATTGAAGTACAGACTTAAAGTGGGATATTTTGTACCTGAAACTATTTTTTTAACCTCATAAAAGACCTTGAGGCAATCTGCTACACAATGAATATGCTGCCAATCCTCCTTGGAAGGTAAGAACTTGTATGAACTATCGCATTCATGCAATCTAGCAAAAGCTTCACGGAATTTCATAGCTCTTTCGAGCATAAGAAAAGTAGAATTCCATCTAGTTGGGACATCAGCTTTGAGAGATAAATTAGGAGCATTAACTTGTTGTGCAAGTAGCTTGGATTTTTCCTTTCTCGATGTGGATCCATTCACATACTTGATAGTTTCTCGGATATTCCCTATAGCTGAAGAAATGACACTTAAACCATCTTGGACAATTAAATTCAGCACATGAGCTACACCGAACATGAAAGTGATTTCGATCCAAGTGCAAGGCTTTCTTTGACAAGAGAAATTTCTTCAAGTCTCGGACCACAACTTTGTTCACAGTACAGTTGTCTAGTGTAAaagaaaatatttttctatCTAAATTCCAAGGATATAGCCTACTGATGACTTCTTTCGCAATATGCTCACCAGTGTGGGGTACCTCTACGTGTGCAAATCCTATGAGCCTCTTATGCAAATTCCACTCATCATCAATGTAGTGTGTTGTGATACTCATATAACCACTAATTTCAGTATGAGTCCACATTTCAGATGTTAAACTGAACCGACCTGGTTGTTTCTCAAACACTTGATATACTTTCAACTCGTCTTCCTCATAAATCTTCATGCAGTCATCCTTCAGAGTAGTTCTATGCACTAGTTTGAATGAAGGTTGAAGATTATATAGGAATATTCTGGTATAGTAGTGCTCAGCCATATTAAAAGAGTAACCATGAGCAAGAACCATTCTGGAAAAATCTTCGTGGCTGCATTGTTGATCAAAGATAGGAATATCCAACTTTGGACTACCAAACTTTCTTCTCCTTGATGACTGAATATCAGGACAGACCCCAATGTGATACTTCAAGTGGCTTGTTCCAGCCCTATTACCAGCTACATAATCTTTCTTACATTGGCTTGCATGTTGCATATCTCTTactaggagacatacgcctagaactccttAAGATCTTCAGAGAAAttccggataattatcttgttctgagcagtattggttttaataaagcaagcgcgAGTACGTTTAtgattggtactcagcaagtggagtaaattatatgacatgcaaggctaaaattaaggaaaagctgacatggtttgattgcaataagcatttttagttgaccaagttttacttagcaagcattaactaaatataaatatatactaacccttaaataaataaaagagataagtaacaacatcatgaataaagaacatcaattcaGATcgtctttaagttcaattatcatatggggtccaagccgctcttaaccgtgagcacggctaatatatcagttttcactctgcagagattgtacactttatccacaactcgtgtttcccttaatatccgggtttgcaaagcccttaaacactttcgaggtgagtggcagggattcactacgaggcctttataaagatttcctaacttatgacaatccattAAGGTTtgaagtcaaagcggtcataatcctccctaatgaggaagtgccttagccaagtaccacatatcataaagcctcaaaaagcctcaagaggaccgagctataccccgacaatgcaacccctcttgcccttttggtaagattattataagctaaagtttctaattaattagtcaagaccagagccatgtagtactgtggttgcactatttttctgggtggttATCCATGTTCCAATTACCGCAATGATCTTGAAGTTATtaccaataaagtattccagaacatgaagtaaaacaAGTGTAGCATAGTTCTCAAGTTATCCAACTCAATTTTAAATAaaaacaactagcgtagctacaatataaatataacaatccaggtttaatcaatgaagttcaaaagaaactcggcacatccttagtttgggatccatcatattatagacacatgcatgtatATAAAGTAAATCTGTGTATTTAaaaagttattaggaccggaatatgatcaagaaccacttgccttcatcaaagtactgctgctgctcagggacatcttcaaagccttgcgctTGCGGACCCTTGAACTGCGCACCATCTATCACAACACACAATTATATACAAATAAATAAGTATAATAAATAAGatcaaacaatataaatagagaAAAATAACATTATAAAACTACTGTATACGTCACAAGGGTCACGTaagcgcgagaatcgatgaaaacggagttaaaacggagaagttatggctaaaacatgattctacgggcttatttgtagaagatttgaaactacaaGGGCTCTGGGCAAAGAAAACCGAGGGCTAaaatataattaaaccttaaatctagggtttagattgaaaaataaAGGGGCTAGGGAcgacgggttctattttagaaaaagataagggcttaaacagaagaaaaatgaTCTACTCGTGAaaacttttgaactgccgtggactgcgggttgattttgatagaactcaggggataaagtgcaaaagatcctAGGGTTGATCAGTATCGAGTTATTTGACcccggtctagatctaatctagaccgtcggatctggatctgaTGGGTGCGCGGGGCTGGGGGCGCTAGTGCCGGCGGCTGGCGGTGGCGGACCCGCCGGACTTGGCTGTAAACGGCCGTCTGGGCTCGGTTTCGATCGCGGGCTGCACGGGAAGGACGCGGGCGCTACGGGGATCGCGTCTAGAGGCTTGGAACGAGACGCCGGGGCCGGGGAAGGCGGACAGCGGGGAGGCGCGGCACGGTGGCGATGGCGAGCAATCGCATGTGCAGGAAAGCGGGGAAATGGGCAAAAGGGGCCGGCGATGCTCCTTACGGCAACGTAGAGGCACGGTGACGACGGTGAGCAATCGCACGTGCGGGAAAGCGGGGAAAAGGGGGAAAAGGGGCTGGCGATGCTCGTTACGGCAACGCGGAGCTCCTGGGGCACGTGCACGACGGCGGAAAGCGCGGAGCGGCTGCACGTCAGGCGGCCgagggcggctagggtttgcgaggtTAGGCGGCGGTTGCGGGTTTTGCGGGACCGAGGGCGCGGGGCGGtggctttatagggcggccgaaGGGCCTCGATGTGCAGGCCTAGGGCGTCGCGCGAGCGGAGGACGTGCCACGGCCGGACTCAGGCGCGAGTCCGAGCTTGGCTCGAGCTTGAGGACGGACCCGATAGGTGGGTCCCACCTGGCAGCGAGAGAGAAGAaggggaggagagagggggcgTCGGGCTGGGCTGGCTGGGCCGGGGGAGGAGGTGAAGCAGGCTGGGCCGGCTGGGCCGCGCGgtggagaaaaaaaagaaaggctgCTGGCTGGGTCATgcgggaagaaaagaagagagaggaagaagaaagagaacgTGGGCCAGgccaaaagagaaaaagagtGAAGGAAATGCatccaaatgcatttgaatttaaatttaaaatttaaatacaaATAGAAGACAAGCAATAAACAATGTAATGCAACATAAAATGCAtaagacctatatttccttatatttctttttatggttaagtaaattactattaattcacggtaaatgctctaaaaattaaaataatttgAATAAAATTTTATGGATCCCGAgaagaatctagcaaaatttatttagattgctaatttgaaaattagggtgttacaaagaaTGGAACCAGGATTCGTTGGGGAAAGGAAGTGGAAGCAAACAAATCAAGGGAAAGAAGATGAGTCGTTCTGTACCGGCGGCAATTGGGGATCGGGCGCCAGCTTCAGCTTCACAGGTCTCCTAAGAAGTGGCCTCACGGCTTCACCCTCGGCAGAGGCAGGAGAAGCCTCGCGACTCGCGAGGTcgcccacggcggcggcgacaatGGTGACGGCCAGATAGTGGATTATTCGCAGCCTGGAGTTTGGCCACGGGGAGGAACAGATAACTACAGTAATACCTATCCATACCCTCTTGACAGATGGTATATCCATCCCCTACCCGTTTGAGATGGGTACACACATACTCTACCCGTTTGTCACGGGTGTAGATATGGGTAACGGGTATAGTTACGTAGCGGCAACGTGACTCACGGACGAGAAAGAACGATAGTAAGAAGCTTCACAGTGACAGCCCATAAGGTCACttgtggcccagcccagcccatcGTAACTCAGCTCAGCCCGTTTCTCCCTTTGCGAGCCCAGCCCAAACACTGTCCTCTCTTTATCCTACTTATTATCCAACCTGATCCTCCCACCATTCCAACACTCTTCCCTGTGCGCTCGCTCCTCCTCGTGCCATGGCGCTGCTCGCCATCCAGGGCATGGCCATGTCCACCGCCGCCCTTCCATCCCACCACCACGGCGGCGTCTCCTCCTCTGTCTCCACCTCGTCCTACGCGCTCACGGCCGCAGCTGCCTTCCCCCGTGCCCGCGCTACCCTCGCCGTCGGCGCCGTCACGTCGGCTACCGTCACTCCAGTTCTTGACGGTAAATTAAGCCCCTTACTGCCTGTTCGTTTGAGGTAGTTTCCTGTATGCACATTTCAAGAGCAATGGGTGGTACTATTAGCTGGCATTTGTGGAATTCTCAAGTTC
The sequence above is drawn from the Panicum hallii strain FIL2 chromosome 7, PHallii_v3.1, whole genome shotgun sequence genome and encodes:
- the LOC112900350 gene encoding uncharacterized protein LOC112900350 isoform X1 — its product is MDIPSVKRVWIGITVVICSSPWPNSRLRIIHYLAVTIVAAAVGDLASREASPASAEGEAVRPLLRRPVKLKLAPDPQLPPMVRSSRVRKRKALKMSLSSSSTLMKASGS
- the LOC112900350 gene encoding uncharacterized protein LOC112900350 isoform X2 — encoded protein: MDIPSVKRVWIGITVVICSSPWPNSRLRIIHYLAVTIVAAAVGDLASREASPASAEGEAVRPLLRRPVKLKLAPDPQLPPMVRSSRVRKRKALKMSLSSSSTLMKQ